One window of Halopseudomonas maritima genomic DNA carries:
- the def gene encoding peptide deformylase: MAILNILEFPDPRLRTIAKPVATVDARIQQLVDDMFETMYDAPGIGLAATQVNVHERVVVIDISEDKSEPRVFINPELEPLTEDLEQMQEGCLSVPGFYENVERPERVRVKALDRDGNAFDEVYDGLLAVCIQHECDHLNGKLFVDYLSNLKRDRIRKKLEKIHRSQASA; encoded by the coding sequence ATGGCGATATTGAACATACTGGAATTTCCCGACCCACGACTGCGTACCATCGCCAAGCCGGTGGCCACAGTGGATGCGCGAATCCAGCAGCTTGTCGACGACATGTTCGAGACCATGTACGACGCCCCCGGTATCGGGCTGGCGGCGACCCAGGTCAACGTGCACGAGCGTGTCGTGGTAATCGACATCTCCGAGGACAAGTCCGAACCACGGGTATTCATCAACCCCGAACTGGAGCCGCTCACCGAAGATCTGGAGCAGATGCAGGAAGGCTGTCTCTCGGTGCCAGGTTTCTATGAAAACGTCGAGCGTCCGGAGCGCGTACGCGTCAAGGCGCTGGACCGTGACGGCAACGCCTTTGACGAGGTCTACGACGGCCTGCTGGCAGTCTGCATCCAGCACGAGTGCGACCACCTCAACGGTAAGCTGTTCGTCGACTACCTGTCCAACCTCAAGCGTGACCGTATTCGCAAGAAACTGGAGAAAATCCATCGCAGCCAGGCTTCGGCCTGA